Proteins from a single region of Crassaminicella profunda:
- a CDS encoding DUF4173 domain-containing protein, whose product MNDKKAVDESKSVGEKLKVMGAALFIGILFNYFFVWESIGVSASIFSMAVIGVALWIYPNSQIKKKLSYIFLVPIVFLSISYFIYNNEVLRMINTMALVLLMTCYLFTIRYENIKEIKLLFFQKIFDRVVPDAIEGMLKIFPFTKDILHTRKESNLSVTQKNILKGILISLPLLLIIIGLLASADGVFEFYIEDMGNGFTNLEIGNFMAHMLIIILVAKYMFGFLWSFQYENIEDGNLTNQKGIQWEPVTIITIIFMINIVYLLFTIIQFSYLYGGATQLPQGLSYSAYARKGFFELIFVTLINLTIVLTSMKFCKKENIKINKIANLSYSLLILFTSNMLFSANYKMNLYEKAFGYTRLRLFVQSFMLLIFILLAIALLGVWIKRVPVLKLTMVAAMSVYIGLNFINVDKIIAKNNIERYHVNHKIDIAYLESLSYDAVDEIVKLTEVKDPKVQISAIRAINKQVKKLNESYDHWYEYNYYKEKVWENFQLKK is encoded by the coding sequence ATGAATGATAAAAAGGCGGTAGATGAGAGTAAATCAGTTGGTGAAAAATTAAAAGTGATGGGTGCAGCACTTTTTATAGGAATACTTTTTAATTACTTTTTCGTTTGGGAAAGCATTGGGGTTTCAGCAAGTATTTTTAGTATGGCTGTTATAGGTGTTGCCCTTTGGATTTATCCAAATAGTCAAATAAAAAAGAAATTAAGCTATATATTTTTAGTACCTATTGTTTTCCTATCTATATCTTATTTTATTTACAATAATGAGGTTTTAAGAATGATCAATACCATGGCATTAGTTTTACTAATGACATGTTATTTATTTACCATAAGATATGAAAACATAAAAGAAATCAAATTGTTATTTTTTCAAAAAATATTTGATAGAGTAGTACCTGATGCAATTGAAGGCATGTTGAAGATTTTTCCATTTACAAAGGATATCTTACATACAAGAAAAGAATCTAACTTAAGTGTAACACAAAAAAATATTTTAAAGGGAATATTGATTTCTTTGCCACTCTTATTAATTATTATAGGTCTTTTGGCATCAGCAGATGGGGTATTTGAATTTTATATAGAAGATATGGGAAATGGATTTACAAATTTAGAGATAGGTAATTTTATGGCACATATGCTCATTATTATTCTTGTAGCCAAGTATATGTTTGGATTTTTATGGAGTTTCCAATATGAAAATATTGAAGATGGAAATCTTACGAATCAAAAAGGTATACAGTGGGAACCTGTAACCATTATTACAATCATCTTTATGATCAATATAGTGTATCTATTATTTACCATCATCCAATTTTCATACCTTTATGGAGGGGCTACTCAGCTTCCACAAGGACTCTCGTATTCAGCTTATGCTAGAAAAGGATTTTTTGAACTTATTTTTGTTACACTCATCAACTTGACCATTGTGCTAACAAGTATGAAATTTTGTAAAAAGGAAAATATAAAAATTAATAAAATAGCCAATTTATCCTATAGTTTACTCATTTTATTTACCTCAAATATGTTGTTTTCAGCAAACTATAAAATGAATCTTTATGAAAAGGCATTTGGTTATACAAGACTGAGATTATTTGTGCAATCATTTATGTTGCTCATTTTTATACTCCTTGCGATAGCTCTATTAGGTGTATGGATTAAGCGTGTGCCTGTTCTAAAATTGACAATGGTTGCAGCTATGAGTGTTTATATAGGTCTTAATTTTATCAATGTAGATAAAATCATTGCTAAGAATAATATTGAAAGGTACCATGTGAATCATAAAATTGATATAGCGTATCTTGAAAGCTTATCTTATGATGCAGTAGACGAAATAGTAAAATTAACAGAAGTAAAAGATCCAAAAGTTCAAATAAGTGCTATAAGGGCTATAAACAAACAGGTGAAAAAGCTCAATGAATCTTATGATCATTGGTATGAATATAATTATTATAAAGAAAAGGTTTGGGAAAATTTTCAGTTAAAAAAATAA
- a CDS encoding LexA family protein, translating to MCDLPFSKDIKIPIIRVNIYERSKDGVILPVVSYSAAGSPLSTQERFEENIVVPKRYAKGKNVIAVKIRGDSMKDIGIDDESVVLVKTSSNFKSGIIGIVTLGDQYDFGTTCKKIVYEKGNYRLISLNSEKNYDDFFVKEGQLRYVGEVVGIYEVETD from the coding sequence ATGTGTGATTTACCATTTTCGAAAGATATAAAAATACCTATTATTCGTGTAAATATATACGAACGCTCAAAGGATGGGGTCATTTTACCTGTTGTAAGTTATAGTGCAGCAGGAAGTCCCTTAAGTACGCAAGAAAGATTTGAGGAAAATATTGTTGTACCTAAAAGGTATGCAAAAGGCAAAAATGTTATTGCTGTAAAAATAAGAGGGGACAGTATGAAGGATATAGGAATAGATGATGAGAGCGTTGTACTTGTAAAAACCAGTTCAAATTTTAAAAGTGGGATTATAGGGATTGTTACCCTAGGAGATCAATATGATTTTGGAACCACATGTAAAAAAATTGTGTATGAAAAGGGAAATTATCGGCTAATATCTTTAAATAGTGAAAAAAATTATGATGATTTTTTTGTAAAAGAAGGACAATTAAGGTATGTAGGGGAAGTTGTTGGAATTTATGAGGTAGAGACGGATTGA